The Nomia melanderi isolate GNS246 chromosome 6, iyNomMela1, whole genome shotgun sequence genomic sequence CATTCGATAAGTAACTCGTCAGGACACCCCTTTCGCAATTTTCACGATTGCGGAAGCCGGGATAGAAGAATCTCTCTGTCGGATTAATCCCGACTTCCTCGGAAAGCCGGGGAAGCTTTAATTCAGTTCAGTTTTCGACACAGAAACATTCCGCGGAATAATCCTGCGCGACAAGGGTTCATTTAGGAGATTTCGAGTTTCAGGATTCAAATGAAACGTGCGCAATTAAATTTTTCGCAGCTCGGCCGCCGGTTGGAGGACACCGCGGAAAAAGTTCCCGGCTTTAGATCCAGTTTTACACGGAAGTCCGTTTGATATCAGTAATTAGATATTCATTAAAGAAGCGGCCAGGCGGAGGATACGCTCGAGGACGGGCggaaaacaaaatacaattaaattccCTACCTTTGAGAGCGGAACGGGAATCTCATATTCCACGCGCAATATCTTCGTAACTTTGAGAAGGCCGcaataatacataatttctcTGCCTTGTGGAAAAGCGAGATCGAGATCGGTGCTCGCGGTGTTTCAATTTAAGTCCCGTTACTCAGCTGCTTTTCAATTTCCACCGTTATGCACGTTTGATTCCCGCGTAATTAAGTTCGTACTCGACACTAGTCGAACGCCAACTTTCACAAACCCGAAAAAGGGACGCGGAGTGGTTTTAATCTTGAATTTAGCTGTGGATTCTTCCGCGACTGAGCAAAAGCGTCTTGTGAAAACCGAGCGACGTTCCCTCTGTTCTCGGCGAGACGACGATATCGCTCCCATCTTGaacttttgtctttcctttgTGCACGGTCGTGACTTAATGCATCAGCTTCACCGCGGTCGTGTTTTCATATTGCGCCGACGAACAGCGTGCAACCCGAATGGCACCTGAAATAGTTATCCCTCGCCGTAAAGGTGATTCAATGTTAGTGGTGCGTATTACTCTGCGCTTTGAGGGCAGAAAATCGATAATGAAATGTACCTATTTACGTGTCCTCTGGAGCTTAGTATTTAAGTACGCGAATCGTTCAATTTCCATTACAACAAGACGTAAACGGAAACCACACTGACATTTACGCTTTACATAAGGTACTTTGGCCATTTACTAATTGTTCTGTTGGATTTCGTTGGTTACATAAGTACGGAATGcaatatataatcatttttttgAGAAGATAGTGTAATGTCATCGATATCAGTTGAGAATTTAAATTATGGGAACAAagaatttcgatatttcgtagaTTTCACAGTCACCATCGAAATATTCGGGATCGTTTAAGAGTTATCTAAAAAGAGGATTTTACGTTTAGACTTACGATCGACAATGCTACGGAAATTGGTTGACATTTCAGCGACGGAAGACTGTTAGGAAGTTATAGCATGCAAACTGCATCGCAATACTTAAAATGATGCCGGCTCGAAGGGATCATTGAAGGGAACGCGCATTTTTCTACTAGCTCCTCGTTACAAGTGGGTCACTGACGTCTACATAACATCGCCCGAGCCCCTCCGTGCAGAAGAAATATTGCACTCCGCATCTTTTTAAAACCGGGTCGAACGTAAGCTTGGGAGTCGTACGAGGTAAGAGTACAGAGGATTTCGAAAACTCATTGTTATCCTGCGGATATGTAATGGAGTACCGTGTGCGCGGTGAATAATAGACGCCGTTCCTTTCTCAACGAGAAACGCTCTATTTTCGACAGAAATTATTCGCGGAAGAAGTCACACGtagaaatcaattatttcttaGAGGAAGTGGGAAATTAAAAACTTAGCGCGGGGCCAAATTCTTTTGGAACGTTTTTAGTCTAAACGGATTTAATAGTATCTTAAAGGAAGtagtgttttattaaaaattgtgaaGCTGTCAGTTTTTAGAAGAAGATCACGATACGATGGGAGGcaagttttgttttctttaactTTCTCTGCGGATATCTCATCGAAGGAATGTCCTCGGTAGATGGGAAGTTGAACATTCAAGTGTACACAGCTAATCAAAACTCCTACTCGCGGGACTATTACTCCGTCAGCCAGTTTCAAGATACGCGGCAGAGTAAATAATTCTCTTCGGTAAGCTTGAAACTTACCAAGGAAGCTACCAATTCTCGAATATCCGTCATAAATTATAAGTTGCTGCGCGAAAATTCTCGGGACCTGATTAAAACTTCTGTCACTGTCAGTACAATCGATACAACTTTATTAAAGAAACACCACGATGGAAACTTCCGTATACTTTGGTATAATAATCGATGTCATCGtcggaataattgaaaaatcgcGTAATAAATAGCCGGAGGTGGAGAGAGGGAAACCTATTCTTACGTTTTTTCTCGGTCGCTAATGTTTCTTGTTTTAATGATAACGCCGGGATAACGTTAATTGAAAGGGATAAGTGTTACCCAACTTTAAGAAGCTCGGGTGAAATGAAAATGCAagttcaaagaaaaaaaaagttaatCGAGGAAAGCCCCGATTATTGCGTATAACAATTATATAACGAAGGGACGTATCACAGATATCCGGGACGATTGAATTACCTTAATCAAGCGGAGTCATTGAAGCAAGGTATACACGGCAGGGATTATTCGACGAGGAGAGATGAGAATCGAGATTTGACTGCCGGCTAAAACAGAACCGGGTAAGTAACTCCGCACTCTCTGTAGTCAAATCGAAAGGTTAAACATTTCGAGCTTCCAGAACCTCCACGGTTTGGATAAAATCGGTGTCCTTTTTATCCGACTCAACGTTTCCTTTTAGTTTGTACCTCTCTGCTTCTTCTGTAAACGGGGTCAAGATTTCAGAGTTTGTGTATATAACGTGCACCGTATGAATCATGTATACCCAAAGGCTTCAACGCCATAACAAAACGGTAAGTATCGGTACTGTCTACAAAGTGATGTCTACACTCTGTGGGGATATTACGagacactatgtaaaactattcaaaccATACGAACCTATATTGTATTTAGttctagaaattataaaaaatgtagaacaaTGGAAGTATCTACTGTTAGTTAATATAAGATTATGAGACAGATAATGTTGTTTGTAACATAACATTCGATGCATAGATAAGCTAAGTCCTTTTGTAAAAACACTTTATCAAATAGTTTTTCGAAGTGTAACTAGCACAGACCAATGACGAACGGCAAATTTGAGACTTTTAAGTTAATTTCGACAAGAGGTTATGTGCAAAGTTGTAGTGTTGTTCCTCTTGACAATCGCGTTAACCCGAGTTATCCTCGGGCGATATAACTCGCTGAATTGGCTTCATCCTTTGGCAACGTCTGACATTGTTGTCATACTACTGCAGAGTATAAACTGCGGATGTATACATCGTTCAGCTTGCTGAAGTTTATGTATCGTCGGGATTAAAGTAGCTAAGATGAACGACAGTTACTCTGGATTAAGCATATCTTCCGAAAAGAACTTCGCATAAAGCACGCCAAGACCCGGTATCGGCCCGATGAAGCTGCTTAACAAGAATTCAATGGATTGGGGAAcgtcgtttcattgaaaatgtcGCGCTATCTGGCACATGAGAAACTGTTTTCGCACTTCCATGTCCCTAAGGGATGTAGCTTTAAACCGCTTCACGTTCGAAGCATTTCTGCTGCTGAATATGATTCTTGCCTCTCGTTCTACAGTTTACAGTCTCGGTACAGGTTTTCTCCAGTTGTTCTACAAACAGGTTGCGAATCAATAGACCAACGTTCCAACGGAATAGCAGATTTAGCAATAATGAacagttcattttatttttgcgCAGATTACGTAAAGATCTTCAAAATGTTATACGAATGATGATTACCTAGTCTAACTAATCCATCCTAACGGCGATTACCCAATCTGACAGATAAAAGTGCTGAGCGAATCACATTTCACAATTTGATTGTTCTCCGAAAAGTAAGGAATAAATAAGAGACGACGCAGATAAAATTAATGGTTGACACAAAATGCTTTTCGTGTTCCAGCTAAATTTATGAATGCACTGTTTTTTCTATAATATCTTAGGGACAATTTCTGTATGCGTCGCTTAAAAGAGAAACATAAACAAGGCATTAAGCAAGTGCGCACTTTGCTGTTACTTACCGATTGAAATCAGTGATAACGAACGTAaccataaataattgaataattcacgaaggcgttaaaagtaatatataaatacattgcAGTTTGGTGCCTGCGCCTATAAAAACAACGATAAACAGATAATACGCAAAGAAAGGGAAGGACGCGAAAGGTCAGCGAATAGGTACTGGAAAATTGTAGCTAAAAGCAGTATGAACGGGTTGTCGAAGATTATAGGTGTGTCACTCACCTTAAGAGACCGTTAATAATGTACTTTGCATGATCGATATAAAGTTGGAGCGAGAAGTATGTAAGCACACTGTGTGCCTGAGTTATCTGAGAAGGATAAAGTATTTCGTAAGGGATAAAAAAAAACACGTGAAAGCATTGTTCCTATTAAAAATTTTCCTTAAAAACATGCAGCCAACAATAGACACACCGGGAAACGttgatttcaatattccttttatttatgattttttaatagaaaacgaTGCTTCGTTCGTTGTCAATACAACCTCAATATATTTTGTTTGCATTATGACGACTAACGCAATCGAAAAGATATAATTCGCTACATTCGTCTGTTCCACGTTTAATAATCAACTTCAATGTGTAATATCGATTAAAACTATCTGTTTATTGTACAAAGTATCAACAGACCACTAATGAGGAAGAATAACGTCTGTCCGCAAAACGGAACCAATTTACATATGAAATCGTGACAATTCCGcgtaaaagtataaatattacttcacgTCGACTGATTGTGTCACGATTTAAATATAGTCCCAAAAATGAAGCTGGATAAAGTTAAAACGAGTGGCGATCAATTAACGAAGAAAACGTTACAGCTGATGTGGATTTACAATCTTGTTACGTCGAAACAATCCCGTGTTCGTTTCTTATTGTTTTGAACGAGTGCACCTCAAAAATCGAACGAGATCGAAGGGTGCTCGGAATCTCGAACGATTAACGGTCGATGTGCGCGCGCAACTAGTTGTAACTGCTCACTCGCCGGACGCGTTTGAACCGGTACTGGGGGATATCGCGAAAATTCGTATATTTCATATGTAAATTCACTCTTACAAAAACGTGTATATGTAATTAACAGTGAAAGTGTACGTTCCACGTGTTGCGCCGATTCTCTTAACCCAGCCATTGGATTTAATCGCTTTCGCTGCCACCaccgccgcctcctcctcctccccctctgTCAGAACTCGAGTGGCGTGAACCAACATCACTACCAGAAACCGATTTTCTGGATTCTGGAGTTGCGGATCTGAAACATAAGAATCACGATCATCAGCGTTCATTGGGTAAGCCtagaacaatataaacattactttttcTTCCAAAAAACCATCGAGGATAACAAGGTTGAGACTAGGGCTATTATGATGTTCTTTTAAacacttaaaataaaatagcgtgCGGGGGTGGGGAGCAAGTAATTCGAAGTATGAAATTTCTCTCGACAAAAAAGTCaatgttgtaaaatattttaccgTGCCGATCCACTAGGACTGCGGCTTCTAGAGCCGCTCTTCGACCTTGAACCCGACCGAGATCGTGATCTGGATCTCGAAACGGATTTTGATTTTGAACGACTCTTGCTTCTGGATCTGCGTTCATCCGGCGATCCACTTCTTGACCTTGACATCGCTTTCCTTGATCCACTGGGTGATCTTGACCTTGATACGCTACGTCTAGATCCTGACCTTGATCGTGCCTGCGATCCACTTTTTCGTGAACCGCTGCGAGATCGTGACCTCGATTGACGACTGTTTCTTGAACCAGACCTTGACCTGGAGCCTGACCTTGAGCGAGACCGACTCTTTGCTGAGCCTGATCTTGATCTTGACCGACTCTTAGACCGAGACGGACTTCTGGACTTTGATCCGGATCGCGACCTGGACTGCGATCGGGATCCCGATCTTGATCGCGATCGCGAACTACTTCTAGAACGACTTCTGGATTTCGATCTGGAACGAGATCGCGAGGCTTGCGAGCCTTCGGAATCTGATGCAATTTTTCTGCTTCCACGTGGGCGACTCTCGTTGCCGCTTTCACCCCTGTAAACCaaattaaatgtacaattaATCCGTTCAATGAGTCATGTTTTTTGCTAGGTCATTTGAAATCGTTCTTACCCGCTGGCAATTTTAAGTCCTCCTGAATCACTGTCCGATTCACTTGTCGATATAGTCTCCTTCGATAAGGGCATCTTGCCCTTCGAAAACTCAGCAGTACTCTTCCTAGATCCTTTGTCTTTTTTAATGCCAGCCTTTCTTCCGCGCTTCGGTTTGGGTCGATCACTTTCAGAAcctaattgtggaatttaggaTATTTTACATTCTGGTGTGAATGAAAGGTTGCGTGAATGAAAGATTGCTTGTTTAATAGATGACACTTACCACTTTCACCGCTACCCATGTCCTTCTTGCGCTTGCCTTTGCCCTTGCCTTTCTTTTCTTTGCGTTCACCGCTGACTTTCCTCTTGCGCGGTTTCTTCTCCCTCGGAGCTTCTTCTCTTCCCTCTTCTCTCCCGGAACCGCCGCTGTCGCTTACATACTGATCAGTACGTACTTTCTTACCTTTCCTGCCGGGCTTTTCCGAGGGCATTTCGCCGAACACCAGCACATTTTTAGTCTTTTCAACGTATTCCTGCCGCTTCTGTAGCATCTCTTCTTCCTTCTGTCTTCGTAATTCCTCCAGTTTACGTTGTTCCTCCGTCTGGCGCATTTTAAATGCTTGtctggaaatatttttcaaatgttattgTCGTGATCAACAACAGTACTTCGACAGGACATAAATCGTTAAAATGTTTGCGCATGTTAACGTTATTACCGTTCTTCCTCTTGTTTCCTTCGTAACATTTTCTCCTCTTCGTCCAATCTTCTAGCTCGAGCAACGTGATACTGCGCTTGAGACAATAAATCTTGGCATCTCCTAGCCTCCGCTTCCGCAAGTTGTTCCATTCTGTCCCCGTGTGTTGACaaatactggaaatatttatgcgAGAGTCCCAGCTCGTGTACTGCTTGGAGTACAGTAGTCAGAGTCGACTTTTCATCTTTCAATATTTGCGTTGCCAAACGTTGAAGCACAAGCGCAATATTGTACAACAAAACCGTATCTTGCGGCGCTACCCTCCGTGCCTGCAATCAATGCAATTCGTTGAACTTTTCTTCCAGTAAACAAGGAAAGTATGTAACATAGCGACAGACTATTTTCGCTTACCTTCAACAATGTCAATTTTGCTTCCTTCAATTTGCCAGCTTTGAAGTAAGCTCTGCCGAGATATTGAAGAACTTCCACATGATGGTACTTGTAGAATTTTCGGAGGCAATTCTCATACTATACAATGATATTTATCAAATAGAATAACGTCGTTGAATGAGTTCTTAATTGTAATTAGAGATTGTTACCATTTGAATAGCGCTGACAAATTGTTTTTGTTCCACGTATATGTGCGCGATGTTCAACCAAACGTCGCAAAATTCAGCGGTCGCCTCCCTCACCTGAGCGAAAATGTCTCTGGCTTCATTCACGCAGCCTTTATGTGCTAATACAGCTCCAATTCCGTTCGCAGCCCAAATATTTTTGGGATCGTTTCGCAAAACCTAGAAATTATATACCAACTGTTGCATGCGCGGATACTCGattgtaaattcgaattattcacGACATTAATACCTGTTTATACATAGCCAGCGCTCTGTCTTGATGACGTTTCTCCCGGTCTTTATCTTTTCCGCTCTGATGCAAAGTTTGCAACCAGATGTTGCCCAAAGCAATTAACGAATAAGCGTCCGTGCTCGTCGTTGGATTCTTCAAGATTCTCTCGAACTTCTTTTGACCAGGACCCCATTCCATTTTAGCCAAATGCAAATTTCCCAAAAGGGACCAAGCATCCGGATGTTCATTATTGATTCTCAAAGCATCTTTGAACCAATCGGAGGCTTCGTAGATTTGTCCCTTATCTCGTGCCATACACCCAAGTCGCAAATAACAATCTACGTAGTTCGGATGTTCCTTTAAAATgtctttatacaatttttctgcTTTGTCGAAAACGCACAAAGCTTCATTCAGTCGTGCTAAATTGTATGTTGTTGTGACCGCGATGGAATTATAGTATACAGAATCGTGTAAGGCATCAGCTTTGGAGCGCGCTAGTGATTCTTCCAAATTTTTTCTGGCTTCTTCTAAATTTCCAAGTCTGCAGTATAAACATTGtatgtgtaaataaaatataaaatgttcaccCGAATGAAATGCTGGTTATGTACCTATAATGTAGGGCTCcaacattgtttaaaatttcagGTGGTATGTCTGCTTGAACTTTCTCTTTTAAAATTCTAGTTGCAGTACCGTATGCATTTAAGGCTGCATTAAGGTCACTTTGTTCTAATATTTGAGCT encodes the following:
- the Ctr9 gene encoding RNA polymerase-associated protein Ctr9 produces the protein MKISDDAAMAGSIEIPLRDTDEVIELYLDQLPEGDEVLGILRQEHAQLNIWVNLALEYYKQHKIEDFIKILESSRIDANIDYRDYEKDQMRALDMLAAYYVQEANREKNKDKKRDLFTKATLLYTTADKIIMYDQNHLLGRAYFCLLEGDKMDQADAQFNFVLNQSPNNIPSLLGKACIAFNKKDYRGALAFYKKALRTNPNCPAAVRLGMGHCFMKLNNQEKARLAFERALQLDGQCVGALVGLSVLKLNQQQPDSIRTGVQMLSKAYTIDSTNPMVLNHLANHFFFKKDYNKVQHLALHAFHNTENEAMRAESCYQLARAFHVQGDYDQAFQYYYQATQFAPPVFVLPHFGLGQMYVYRGDAENAAQCFEKVLKAQPGNYETMKILGSLYANSSSQSKRDIAKNHLRKVTEQFPDDVEAWIELAQILEQSDLNAALNAYGTATRILKEKVQADIPPEILNNVGALHYRLGNLEEARKNLEESLARSKADALHDSVYYNSIAVTTTYNLARLNEALCVFDKAEKLYKDILKEHPNYVDCYLRLGCMARDKGQIYEASDWFKDALRINNEHPDAWSLLGNLHLAKMEWGPGQKKFERILKNPTTSTDAYSLIALGNIWLQTLHQSGKDKDREKRHQDRALAMYKQVLRNDPKNIWAANGIGAVLAHKGCVNEARDIFAQVREATAEFCDVWLNIAHIYVEQKQFVSAIQMYENCLRKFYKYHHVEVLQYLGRAYFKAGKLKEAKLTLLKARRVAPQDTVLLYNIALVLQRLATQILKDEKSTLTTVLQAVHELGLSHKYFQYLSTHGDRMEQLAEAEARRCQDLLSQAQYHVARARRLDEEEKMLRRKQEEERQAFKMRQTEEQRKLEELRRQKEEEMLQKRQEYVEKTKNVLVFGEMPSEKPGRKGKKVRTDQYVSDSGGSGREEGREEAPREKKPRKRKVSGERKEKKGKGKGKRKKDMGSGESGSESDRPKPKRGRKAGIKKDKGSRKSTAEFSKGKMPLSKETISTSESDSDSGGLKIASGGESGNESRPRGSRKIASDSEGSQASRSRSRSKSRSRSRSSSRSRSRSGSRSQSRSRSGSKSRSPSRSKSRSRSRSGSAKSRSRSRSGSRSRSGSRNSRQSRSRSRSGSRKSGSQARSRSGSRRSVSRSRSPSGSRKAMSRSRSGSPDERRSRSKSRSKSKSVSRSRSRSRSGSRSKSGSRSRSPSGSARSATPESRKSVSGSDVGSRHSSSDRGGGGGGGGGGSESD